In the Pseudonocardia sediminis genome, AGGCCCAGCCCACCGCCGGCGGCCGCGCCCCGTACTCCGACGACCAGCGGCGCGTCGATCGCGGCGAAGCGCTCCAGGGCGAGGTGGTAGTCGTCGATCATGCGGCGCAGCAGCGTCGGCAGCTCCGCGTGGGCGGTGCCGGACATCAGGCCGATGTCGCCGCCTGCGGTGAGCATCGGCCCGTTGCCGCGCAGCAGCACGACGCGCACGGAGTCGTCCTCGGCGATCAGCGTGGCGGCCTCGCGCAGGTCGCGGGCCATCGCGACGTCGATCGCGTTGCCGTCGTCGGGGCGGTTCAGCCGCAGGTCGGCGACGCCGTCGGTGATCGTGAGGGTGAGCGTGGTGAACGGGGACGCGGCGTCGCGCCAGCGGGCGGTGTCGGTGTACTGCTCGAGGTGGGTGATCCGGCCGCCGTCGACCGTCAGCAGGTGGGCGAACGCGGCGTCCAGCGTCGTGCCGCCCCGGCGTCCCGAGCCGGTGTAGCGGCCGGTGACCAGCAGCCGTCCGTCGGCCAGCTCGAGGAACCGCTCCGGCTCGGCGCGGGCGCGGAAGCCGCGGCCGATCGCGCCCCAGCCGTCGCGGCGCATCGCCTCCGCGCCGTCGTGGGTCCCGGCACCGTCCGGCATCCCGTCGGCCAGGACGCCGACGAAAGCAGGGTCGACCAGGGCGTCCAGCGTCTCGGCGTCGCCGCCGGCGAGAGCGTCGTAGAGCCGCCGGGCCAGCTCGGCGGGAGCAGCGGTGACGGTTCCGTCCACGATGACGCCTCCTCGTTTCTAATCAAGAATAGACACGGCGCGGAGCGGTCGTCAACGCACGTGATCACGGCATCGACGAGCCCCCGCCGACGGCCACGACCTGCCCGGTGACCTGCCGCGCGGCGACGTCGGAGGACACCCAGACGACGGCGTTGCCGACGTCGGTGGGAGTGGTGAGAC is a window encoding:
- a CDS encoding enoyl-CoA hydratase-related protein — encoded protein: MDGTVTAAPAELARRLYDALAGGDAETLDALVDPAFVGVLADGMPDGAGTHDGAEAMRRDGWGAIGRGFRARAEPERFLELADGRLLVTGRYTGSGRRGGTTLDAAFAHLLTVDGGRITHLEQYTDTARWRDAASPFTTLTLTITDGVADLRLNRPDDGNAIDVAMARDLREAATLIAEDDSVRVVLLRGNGPMLTAGGDIGLMSGTAHAELPTLLRRMIDDYHLALERFAAIDAPLVVGVRGAAAGGGLGLVCTADYAVAATDAVFAVGYGRLGLTADGGNTWYLPRLVGMRRAQEMFLLNRRLTADEALEWGLLNRVVPADDVDTEAEAVARTIAAGPTRAFGGMRRLLRTSYETPLGEQLHAEKTAIVDVAATDDAAEGIAAFAQRRRPGFTGR